The genomic window CCAGTATGATTTTCTTGGATGATTTGTTAATGTGGTTCGGAGGAAGTGAGCAGACGATACCTTATGCGAAAGACTATTTATATATCGCTGTCCCGGGTAATTTGCTGGCTACATTAAGCTTTAGCTTTAATGCCGTGATGCGTGCTTCCGGATATCCGAAAAAGGCGATGTTCACGATGATGATCGGTGCCGTCTTGAACGTGATCCTAGATCCGATCTTTATCTTTTGGCTGGATATGGGGATACAGGGTGCCGCTATCGCTACGGTGATCTCCATGGCTGCCGGTGCCGCTTTCGTGATGAGTCATTTTATCAGCAAGGATAGTATCGTACGTTTCCATACGAAATATTTCCGGTTGAAAGGTCCCATTATTTGGAATATATTTACGATCGGCATGTCTCCATTTTCCATGCAGCTGGCGGGCAGTGTGGTTGTGGTGATCATGAACCATGCGTTGAAAGAGAATGGAGGCGATTTGGCGATTGGTGCCAGCGGTATTATTTCCAGTATCGCCATGCTGCTGGTTATGTTGATTATCGGTATCGCCCAAGGGATGCAACCGATTGTCGGGTTTAATCATGGCGCTGGGCATCATGACCGGGTATTGGCTACCTTGCGGTTGTCTATTATAGTATCGACCTTGATTACAGGGGTAGGATGTATCGTCAGTTTATTATTCCCTAGACTGATCGTTAGCGTATTCTCGACGGATGCCGAATTGGTGTCGATTACGGACAATGGATTACGTCTGACGATGCTGGTCTTTTTCGTTGTCGGTTCCCAGATTACGATCAGCCAGTTTTTTCAAAGTATCGGTGTCGCATGGAAAGCGATGTTTCTGAGTCTAAGTCGGCAGGTTTTATTCCTGATACCGGCTATCCTGCTATTTCCTCCGATCTGGGGATTGGATGGCGTTTGGCTAGCGCAACCTTTCTCCGATTTCATTGCGGCGGTAACCGCATGGGGCTTTTTATGGTATCATGTTAAAAACGTGAAAAATAAGGGTTAAAGATGAACTTATGTCGATGTTAATTGTATTTTTATTGTATGTATAAAAGTACTTTTATAGACAAACCTTTAAAAATGAGTTAATATGAAGAAGATTGTATTATTGCTCGCCGTTTTATTATTTGGTGCAGGGTCGATGATGGCACAGCAGGACGAGTCAGCGGAGAAAGCTGCGAAGCAGGCTGAGAAAGAAGCAAAGAAAGCAGAGAAGGCAGCGAAGAAAGCTGCGGAGGAAGCCGAGGCTAACGCATTGTTTGAACAAGCGGTGCAAGCTTTGAAGAATAAGGATTTCGTATTGGAAGCGGATCGTATAGAGTTTAAGCGCGGTAGTTTTGTTTATGTTACTCCGAACACGAACTTCGTTTCGGTGAAGGGTGAGAAGGCTACCATTCAGTTAGCGTTTAATACTCCGGCGGCCGGTCCTAACGGAATAGGAGGTATAACGGTTGATGGAACAACTTCCGGTGTACAGATGAAGACTGACAAAAAAGGAAACGTTATGTACGAGATGAATGTGCAGGGTGTAGCGGTATCCGCTAGGGTTACGTTCCGTATGGCGAAAGGTACGAATAAATGTACTGCCACGGTATCACCTAACTTTAATAGCAACCGTATATCCTTTACGGGAAATCTCTATCCTTCGAGCGAGTCGAATGTGTTCAAGGGACGTTCTATTTAATGTAGATACAAAGAATCGTGAAGGCGGACTTTCTTTCGGGAAGCCCGCCTTTCTGTTTATAAGAAGGATGAGATTGGACTATTTCCAAGCATCATTTTGTACCAGATAAGCTTGGCCGTTCTCATCGTTTCCTGCGGTCTGGATCTCTGTCTCGGGAATCGGGAACATCGTCTTAGAAGCGGTTGGAGCGGATACACCATAGAATTTAGTTAGGTATTGCTTCTCATAATTTATATATGCCGTCAATTCCTTGTTCATATAATCACCTCCCCAACGAACCAGATCGAAAAATCGTTGTCCTTCCATCGCAAGTTCCAGCTTACGTTCCATATGAATCGCCTTGATACAAGTTTCCTTGTTGCTGAATGCGGCGTGACTGGATGGATAAGGTTTCACCAAATAATTGGCGGCAGGCGTTCCGTCTTCCAAATAAATGATATTGTCCGGTTTGGCTGCACGTTCACGGATATCGTTTACTTGCTGCATGGCGGCACTTAATTCTCCGTCGTTCGCTAGGCATTCCGCATATAACAATTTACAATCACGTAGGCATAGATATTGTAAATTCATGGCAGAACCGGGAGCCCAGCCGGATGAATAGGTGGAGCCAGCTAATCCGGCATCCTGTTCCGCTTTGCTATAGACATGCTTTTTGGGTAGGAATACCCCACCGCTGCTTACATTTCGTACCCAATCATTAGCGGGCAATCCCCAATCTTTATAAGGAATCTCCATACGTCCTACGGCGAAATCTAGACGAGGGTCTACGGCGATCGTCTTATCATTCTTAGAGATGTAATCATAATCGGTAACACGTTCTGTCACGGATTTTTTATTTCTGTACTCTCCCTCAAGATAAGGAAGCCCATTTTCGTCTACTTGGAATGAGTTTACCAATTCGTAAGAGGGTTGATAAAATCCGCAACATCCACCGGGGCCTGTGTTATGAGGATAATTCAGTAAAAATCCGTAATTCCCGTTATTATTGGCTCCGACAGAGAATTGTACCTCAAAGATAGACTCTTTCCCATTTTCGGTAGTTGCGTTAAAATTTGCGTCCAGATCATCTTGTAAGGCCAATCTCTCTCCTTTAGGACTTAATCCGTTTGCGATAATATCGGCCAAGATGGGTTTGGCGGCTGCCATATCACCTTGCTGCATCAGTATTTTAGCCTTTAACGCTTTTGCCGCTGTTTTCGTAGGACGTGCCACTTCGGTCTGTTTTTCGGGCAATCCTTCAATGGCCGCTTCTACGTCTGCTAAAATATTAGGATAGATATCCGTACCGTTATGAACTTTCGGATCGTTTTCTTCAGCGGCGATCGTCTCATCGATATAGGGCATGCCGGTCGGTCCGAAAATCTTTACCCCTTCGAACATGAATAGGGCACGTAAGAATTTCAGCTCCGCGGTCCGGTTGGCCTTGGTCGTCTCGTCCATATCTGCCGCTTCTTTCATCACATTGAGCGCTAAGTTGCAACGTTGTGCTCCATAATACGCGTCTTTCCACTTATTCAGTAAATAATCGTTTGTGGCGGTGACAGCATACGTCTCTACGGAGTTCAATACGGATTGGTCATTGGATTCGGAGCCTTTATTGGCGTCACCTCCGTATACACCGCCGAATACCCAGTTGAACATATTGTCATATCCGGTCGGCCGGGTCAAACCGGCATAAGCGTTGACCACCAATAACTCAACCCCTTCTGCGTTTGTTAATGCTTCTTGGTCAATACTGCCTTGAGGAGCTTTATACAGGAAATCTTCACCGCAAGAACTCAAGGTAAATAAAGCAGCTGCGCTTACTATTAATATTTTATGTCTCATACTAGTCGTTTTTATTATAAAATGGATTTAGAAAGTAAAATTCACGCCCAATAAGAACCGCATGGTTGTTGGCCAGCCTCCCATATCGACTCCTCTTTTTAAGTCTACACGTCCGGCTCCATCGTTGTCAGAATCGCTTTGCCGTAAATAAGCGTTGGTAAACTCTGGGTCTAAGCCTGTATATCCGGTGATCGTAAGGATATTCTCGGCTTGTAAGTACAGGCGGAGATTCTGGATACCGGCCTTCTTGAGTAATTCCTTTGGCAAGGAATATCCCAATACGAGATTTTTCAGGCGTAAGAAGGAGGCGTCTTCTACGTAATAAGAGCTAGAATAAGCTCCGGAATAGTTATCTTCCGTATTCAGCATAGGAAGGATAGCATTACTGTTATCGCCATTCAATGTCCATGATTGATCTCTGAGGCGTGAGGATTTATTACCGTTGAAAGTCCAGAAATCGGTAAAATATTTTGTGTTATTATATAAGTCATTGCCGATAGAGAAGTTCCAGAACATAGTAAAGTCCCAGTTTTTCCATGTTAACGTGGCGTTGAGGCCTCCGGTTAAGTCCGGATGAGGAGAGCCGATAAAGGTCCGGTCGCTATCATCCAATTTGCCGTCTCCGTTCAAGTCCTCGAAACGGAAGCGGCCGACATAAGCGGCAGCGTCTGCCTCTGTGATATCACTTTGTCCAAATGGCTTGGTTGCCATAACATCGGCTACGGACTCATAAAAACCATTTTGCTTCAACCCCCAGAATTCAGACACGGCATGTCCTTTTGTCGTACGGGTTACGTATCCTTCGATGCGCGTACCGCTAGCCCATAGAGAATAATCGTCAGCTTCCGCGAGTTTCAAGACCTCATTTTTATAATGGGATAAATTCAAGGATAGATCCCATGCCCAGTCTCCTTTTCGGTCACGGTAATTAAACATGAAGTCGAAACCGGTGTTCTTTATATCTCCGAAGTTGATATAAGGGCTTCCGGATTCTCCGGCCATCGAGGTGTAGGCCGCTTGTATCAACATATTGGATGTCTTCTTCGTATACCATTCGAATGAACCGCTCAATTTACCATTCTGGAAGGTCGCGTCCAGACCCAAGTTGACCATCTTGGTCATTTCCCATTTCGTATCAGTGTTACCGTAGGTACTGAGGCGGAATCCGGTTGTCTCGCTATTGTTCGCTCCGGTCATGTCGTAATTCGTATAGGAGGTGCTGGTCGTGAACAAATTGGCGAAATTAGTCGCGACAGGAATCTCTGAGTTACCCGTGACGCCGTAACCGGCTCGTATCTTTAAGTCGTCCAGCCAATCTCGGCTTGGTTCCATAAATGCCTCCTCTGACATACGCCAACCGGCGGAGATAGAAGGAAAGACTCCGTAACGATTACTTTCCGAGAAACGGGAAACACCGTCCCGGCGGATAATACCGGTTAATAGATACTTATCCTTATATCCATAGTCTGCACGGGCAAACATACCAAATAGCGCGAATTCTCCATTGTAAGTGGAAGAGTTGGTACGTTGGCTATTGTTCTCGCCCATATCCAAGGTGTATGTATTGGTATTGTCTTCGAATAAATAGTTATATCTACGTGCGTTGAGGGATCTGCCTAAACCATCCCGAATAGCCTCTGTTCCCAATAAGATGTTCAAGGAATGGATCTCATTGAATGTCCGGCTGAAATATAGCGTATTGGTCCAAACCCAACGATAATTGAAGTAATTACTTTCGTAGAAATTATTTTGGCCACCGGACTCGGAGAACTCCGGGTTGTTCTTGGTCATCGAGTAAGAATAATCATTACGATAATCGATACCGAAGTTTGTTTTAAAAGTCAGCCCGGTCCATAGGTCTGCTTCTCCATACACGTTGCCAAATACACGTTGGGTAGTGGCATAATTATCCTTATTTCTTTCATGAATAGCTACAGGATTCTGGAAATTGCCGGTCCCGGCGAATAAGGAGCCTGCATAATTGCCCGCATAGTCATAAACCGGTACATAAGGAGAGGCCCGATAAGTCCATGAGTAGATGTTGGACTCTGTACCTGAGAAGCTAAGTCCGTTGTTTTTGCTAAAACTATAAGTTAGGTTCTCTCCGAATCGCAACCATGGGCGGACGTTATACGATGAATTAGCACGTGCTTGATAGCGTGTGAAATAAGATTCGATAGCGGTACCTTGCTGGTCGAAATAGTTCATGCTCATGGTGTATTGCCCTTTATCGGTACCTCCAGACAAGGACAACTGGTGATTTTGCATCCAACCGAGTTGGCTGATTTCATCCCACCAGTTCGTATCGCCTACGGGCGCATAGACTACGTTGTTCGCTTGATCGTAATCGCTAGGATCGATGGAGGTGCTACCACCGGCGCCGGTTACGGTCATGTAATTGGGTAGATGATTAACCCAAGAGTCGGAAGTGCTTCCAAATTGCTGGTGGTAAGGTAATTCTCCGTTGGCGCTAGCTCCCGTTAGGTCCAGATTGTTTTTCGAGGCTTGCCATTCAACATCAATACGGTCATAAGCGTTTAAGACGTCATAGCGTTTACCTGTTTTAGAGAAACCGTAATATCCGTCATAGGTTAATCTCGGTTGTCCCGTTTTTGTCCCTTTCTTGGTCGTGATCAAAATGACGCCATTCGCTGCTTGCGCTCCGTAGATCGCAGCGGAAGAGGCGTCTTTCAATACTTGCATACTCTCGATGTCATTGGGATTGATAGAGCTTAGGTCTTGGTCACGAGTGGATACGCCATCGATAACATACAAAGGTCCGTTGTCATTGATGGAATTAATACCTCGGATGCGTACCATCGTGGCTGAACCGGGAGCACCGGAGGTACCGATGTTTACGCCCGCCGCTTTACCTTGCAACTGTTGTGTGGCGGAAGAACCGGAAGACGCCAATAGCTCTTCGGTATCGATAACCGCTACGGAACCTGTGATGTCCTTTTTCTGTTGGGTACCGTAACCGACAACGACTACCTCGTCTAGATTTTGGGTGTCTTCCTTTAAGGTAATGTTCATGACGTTCCCGCTTGCAGGTGTTTGTTGAGTTACGTACCCGATGTAAGAGATGACCAGAATGGCATTCGGCTCTACTTCTAATACGTATTTACCATCCAGATCGGTGATCGTTCCGTTCGTGGTACCCTTTACGACTACGTTAACACCTAATAGGGGCTCTCCTTTAGCGTCGGTGATCGTACCCGTTATTTTCCGGGATTGTTGCGTAACGGAGGTTTCCGCTTTTAATACGGAACTTTGCGGTATGATAGCACCGCCTGCCAACATAAAGCATAAAGCTAGTCCCAGCCTGCTTCTAAAGATCGCATGTCTGTGTTTCATAATAAAATAGGTTAATAAAGTATAGTAAACTAGGTTCAATATTAAAGTTTGTTTAGAGTCTGAGCAATAAAAGTCAGTGAATGGGCGGATTTATTCTGTGAAATCGTGTTTTTTATCGGTGAACAACTTTTGATAGAATCCGATTGTTTTCTGATGGGGATAAATGAGAAAGGGCACCCGAAAGTGCCCTTTTCCTTAATGTTTACCTATTCTGCCGGTCTGTATGATGAACCGGATTGTTATGGCTTTCACAAGTTCTAACAGTGCAAATGTAAATCAAGGGAAAAACTTAGGAAAATATAATCTGTGAACGAGCGGATTTATTCAACGAACAGGGTTTTTTGTTCGGTAAACTTTCCGTAAGTTCGCGAAATAAAAATTTAACATCTTATAATCATGCAACTATCCATAGATCAAAAAGACATCGATAAATTCCTGATGATAGGCGATAAAGTATTGATTAAGCCTAAGAATCCACAGAGCCAGACGAAGACCGGATTGTATCTGCCTCCCTCGGTTCAACAAGGGGAGAAGATACAAGCGGGTTATATCATAAAGACGGGGCCCGGATATCCGTTGCCTTCTCAATCTGAGGAGCATGAGGTCTGGGAGAAAAAGAAAGGGGAGGAGGTGCAATACTTGCCGCTTCAAGCCCGTGAAGGTGATTTGGCTGTCTATTTGCAGAATGCCGCTTACGAGATCAATTTTAATGACGAAAAGTTCTTGATTGTCCCTCATTCCGCTATTTTGATGTTAGTGCGTGATGAAGGTTTGTTTGAATAAAGCCTTTTGTTAAGGAAAATAGGGCTATATTCACTTTTTTATCTTATTTTTGCCAGCAAAACAAGACAAACTATCAACAGTAGCGATTATAATGAATAAGATTGTAAGTAAAGAACATTTCTCAGCCAACGTGGTGAAGCTGGAAGTCGAGGCTCCTTTGATCGCCCGCTCCCGCAAGGCCGGTCACTTCGTGATCGTGAAGGTTGGCGATAAAGGCGAACGTATACCTCTTACCATTGCCGGGGCGGATACCGAGAAAGGTACCATCACCTTGGTGATCCAAGCGGTAGGCGGCTCATCCCGTAAGATCTGTGAATTGAACGAGGGTGACTATATCACGGATGTGGTGGGTCCGTTAGGGCAGGCTACCCATATCGAGAAGGTTGGAACGGTTGTTTGTGCCGGTGGTGGCGTAGGTGTCGCTCCGTTGTTGCCGATCGTGGAGGCTTTCCATAAGGCGGGAAACCGTGTGATCGTCGTATTGGCGGCCCGTACCAAGGACTTGGTGATCCTTGAGGAGCAGATGCGCCAAAACTCGGATGAGGTAATTATCATGACCGATGACGGATCGTATGGTACGAAAGGCTTGGTGACGAATGGCGTGGAGAGCGTGATCAACCGGGAGAGGGTGGATTTATGCGTTACGATCGGTCCGGCTATTATGATGAAATTCGTTTCCGCTCTTACAAAGAAATACGAGATTCCTACCGTAGCTTCCTTGAATACGATCATGGTGGACGGAACGGGTATGTGCGGAGCTTGCCGGATCACGGTAGGCGGGAAGACCAAGTTCGTTTGTGTGGACGGACCGGAGTTCGATGCTCATCAAGTGGATTTTGATGAGATGATCATGCGTCTCGGCGCTTATAAGGATATAGAGAAGAAATAACGAAACCACGTAATTGAATCATGACAACAGAAGAATTAATCGCTGCTCGTCGTGCCGAACCTTGGCGGGAGGCACTTCGCAGAAGCAAGAAAAATAAAGAACGTGCGGATATCCCCCGTGTGAAGATGAACGAGTTGGACCCGGAATACCGGAGTCGTACCCGTTTGGAGGAAGTTAACTTAGGCTTGACAAAAGAACAGGCCATGCAAGAGGCCGAGCGCTGTTTGGATTGTCCGAATCCTACTTGTATGCAGGGATGTCCGGTAAATATCAATATACCTACTTTTATCAAGAATATCGAGCGTGGGGAATTCTTGGAGGCCGCTAAGACCTTGAAAGAGACAAGTGCCCTGCCCGCTGTTTGCGGTCGTGTCTGTCCGCAGGAGAAACAATGCGAGAGCAAGTGTATCCATTTGAAAATGGGTAAGGAAGCGGTTGCCATTGGCTACTTGGAGCGTTTCGCCGCTGATTACGAACGTGAGAGCGGTAATATCTCGGTTCCGGAGATCGCGGAGAAGAACGGTATCAAGATTGCCGTGGTAGGTTCCGGTCCTGCCGGATTGTCTTTTGCCGGAGATATGGCGAAGCGTGGATATGATGTGACTGTGTTCGAGGCATTGCATGAGATCGGTGGTGTATTGAAATATGGTATCCCGGAGTTCCGCCTACCGAATAAGATCGTGGACGTGGAGATTGATGGTCTTCGGAAGATGGGCGTACAGTTTGAGAAAGATTGTATCGTGGGCAAGACGATCAGTTATGATGATTTGCATGCGGATGGCTTTAAGGGCGTGTTTGTGGCAAGTGGCGCCGGTCTGCCTAACTTTATGAACATTCCGGGTGAGAACTTTGTGGGCGTGATGTCGTCCAACGAGTATTTGACCCGTGTAAACTTAATGGATGCGGCGAATCCGGAAAGTGATACGCCGGTGCTACAAGGAAAGAAGGTGGCCGTGATCGGTGGAGGAAATACCGCTATGGACTCTGTCCGTACCGCTCGTCGTCTGGGTGCTGAGCGTGCTATGATCGTCTACCGTCGTAGCGAGGAGGAGATGCCTGCCCGTCTGGAAGAGGTGAAACATGCGAAGGAAGAAGGTGTGGAGTTCTTGACGCTTCATAATCCGATTGAATATATAGGTGATGAAAGAGGCCGTGTGAAACAGATGCGTTTGCAGAAGATGGAATTGGGCGAGCCGGATGCCTCTGGTCGCCGTCGTCCGGTACCTATCGAGGGCGCTATCGAAACAATTGATGTGGATGAGGTGATCGTTAGCGTCGGTGTATCTCCGAATCCATTAATACCCCGTGCCTTTGGAGGCTTGGAGGTGAGCAAGAAGGGTACGATCGTAGTGGAGGAAGACAGTATGCGTTCCGCTTTAGGCGATGTGTATGCCGGTGGTGACATCGTTCGTGGTGGAGCTACCGTGATTCTGGCGATGGGAGACGGTCGTAAGGCCGCCGCCGCTATGGATGCGGACTTAAAAGGAAAAGTATAATATCTATTAATTCAATAAGGAAAGACGGGTTGTTTAAACGATCCGTCTTTTTTCTTTTATCGTGATACGGAGATTTATGTTTATTATCTATAAGACTAATTCTTGAAATAATCTCTCAAATGTCTGTTCTAGATCGTTGGAAAAACCGGGATGTGGACGTGAGGTTTGGATAGAGGCACTTCTTATGGCGGTAAGCCAACGAAAGCGCTCTGGAATATCTAGGCTAGCTATAGGGCCTCCATCCTTGGCGCCGGAACATATCTTATCGAAAACGTGGAGATTGGCGCACAAAGATTCTTTATCTATATCTGATGTGAACAGACGAAGTTTCTTCTCGTCTACATGATAGCGAGCCTTGATGAATTTAGGCCGTTTACAGAACATGATAAGGCCTACATTGATAAACTCCTCCCGTTCGATTTTCGGTACGATACGGATTACGGCATATTCATATAAGTGTTTGTCTTGCATGTCGAGCTTCATTTATAAACGTGTCAGAATGGGCGATTCGGTCAATTAAGAACCGGATATATACATCACGTATCTCTTGAGGCGTACCGGGACTATCGTTCCAATGCAACCAATCGTCGGGTACTAGACCTACGATCTCACGAATTTTCTCTTCCGTTAAGATACGTTTGAAATCCTTGTCTACTTCCTCCAGCAGCGTCGCTTGTAGCAATAATACATGATCCTTGATATGGATGAAAGGGCCGATCGCATGTTTTTGCCAATTTACCCATGAGAAATGGAAAAATAAGGAAGCTCCATGATCGATGAGCCAAAGTTCTTTATTCCATATCAACATATTCGTATTCCGGACCGTGCGGTCTATATTTGTCAAAAGAGCATCGAGCCATACGACTTGTGAGGCGAGTTTGGGATCTACACGATTGACTACCGGATCGAAAGTCAAGGCTCCGGATAAAAAATGTAATCCCAGATTGAGCCCTTGACTTGCTTGTAGTAAGTCTTGTATCTCCTCGTCACCTTCCGACCGCCCGAAAGCCTCGTCAAGATTCAGGAAGACCAATTCCGGTACATGGAAACCCAAGCAACGAGCGATCTCACCTCCGATCAACTCGGCTATCAAGGCTTTTGTCCCATGTCCGGCTCCCCGGAACTTAACGACATATTTAAACTCATCGTCCGCCTCCGCTAAAGCAGGCAATGATCCGCCTTCCCGCAGAGGCATGATATATCGGGTAACATTCGCTGTACGTAATTCCATAACCCTCACTTTAATTGAAGATAAAGATACGATTATATTTTGGAAATAAAAAGCCCCGCTATTCTTTCGAACAGCGAGGCCTTTTGGAAGCGAGCGGAAGACGGGACTCGAACCCGCGACCCTAACCTTGGCAAGGTTATGCTCTACCAACTGAGCTACTTCCGCAATTAAATTAGATCGTACTCGAAGCGGGACTTGAACCCGCACAGCCGCAATGGCCAAAGGATTTTAAGTCCTTCGTGTCTACCGATTCCACCATTCGAGCATCCACCTCTTCTCTAAGAGTTGAGCGGAAGACGGGACTCGAACCCGCGACCCTAACCTTGGCAAGGTTATGCTCTACCAACTGAGCTACTTCCGCATTGTTTGTTTCTCTTTTGCGAGTGCAAAGGTAGTACAAATATTTATACTACCAAACATTTCCGGTGAAAAATTTAATTATGGATGTAAATTTTATTACCGTTTGTATCGACGACATATTGTTTGAGGGCTTGTTTCTCCTCAGCGCAAGGCCCTTCCACCGGGTTGCCGATACCGTTTAAAAGTTCAAATTTACTACCGCATTTCGGGCAGATGGCGTATACGGCGGATTCGTCCACCTCTACGATGACATTAGCGGATGCCTCATGAGGACAAGCGGCATCGAACGCAAAGAATGCACCGGTTCCGTTACTGGACAATCCATGATAGACCAATACGCCTCCAAAACCTGTTTGCTCACGATCTTGATCTATATTTGCTTGTGTGTAGATCTTGTAAGCTTGTATTGCATTTAACGCCTTATCTTGATAAGTGAGGTCCAATTCTAGACTAACGATACGATAGGGAATACGAGTCTCTATCGTATCTGCGCAAGATAATAGCGTAAACAAGATCAAAAGTGGAAATATCCGTCTTATCTTATCCATGGATCAATTTCTTTTCAGCCTCGTTCATCCGTTCGAAAGAGAAAGAACCTATCACACTACGCATCATGGCGGTGATTGATTCATTACATAGATTACCGATACTGCCTTCGTGTGTATGGTTAACGCTCTTCGAAGGAATGAATTTACCGGCCTCGATATCCAAACCTACTTGCTTATAAGCGTCACGGAAAGGCATTCCGGCCAAGACACGGCGGTTCACTTCTTCCACGCTAAACAAGAGAGAATATTTATCATCGTCCAATATATGCTCGTTTACTTTCACCTCACGCATCATATGAGTTACCATGCGTAAGCAATCCTTCAGCTCGTCGAAAGCCGGAAGGAAGACTTCCTTGATGATCTGGAGATCCCGGAAGTAACCGGAAGGAAGATTATTGCTGATCAAGATGATTTGCTGAGGCAAGCCTTGAAGCTTATTGCATTTGGCACGTGTCAACTCAAATACATCCGGATTCTTCTTATGCGGCATGATACTGGAGCCGGTCGTGAACTGATCCGGCAGTTTAATGAAGCCAAAGTTCTGGCTATTGAACATACAAGCGTCGAACGCCAACTTGGAGAGCGTAGCGGCGATACCCGCCATAGCGAAAGCTACGGTGCGTTCCATCTTGCCACGTCCCATCTGGGCGTATACCACATTGTAGTCCAGCGAGTCGAAACCTAATAAATCCGTAGTCATCTGGCGGTTTAGCGGGAAGGATGAACCATATCCGGCGGCGGAACCCAGCGGGTTGCGGTTGCAAATACGGTATGCGGCTTGCATAAGTTGCAAATCATCTACCAAGCTCTCCGCATAAGCGCCGAACCAAAGTCCGAACGAAGAGGGCATGGCTACCTGCAAATGCGTATATCCGGGAAGCAGTACATCCTTGTACCGGTTACTCTGGGAGATCAAAACGTCGAACAAGCCGGAAACCAACTCAACCAATTCCTGTATTTGCGAACGGGTGAAAAGCTTCAGATCCAATAAGACCTGATCATTACGGGAACGCCCGCTATGGATCTTCTTGCCCATATCGCCCAAACGACGTGTAAGCATGAGTTCCACTTGCGAGTGCACATCCTCGATGCCTTCCTCGATGATGAATTCTCCACGATCCGCTACGGCGTATATATTCCGTAATTCTGCTAATAAGACGTTTAGTTCCTCTTTAGTCAACAAACCGATACTTTCCAGCATCGTGATATGCGCCATAGAGCCTAATACGTCATATTTAGCGAGGTAAAGATCCATCTCACGGTCCTTACCTACCGTGAATATATCTACTTCATGATCTACCTGTACATTTTTTTCCCAAAGTTTCTGAGCCATAATGAAAAAGGAATTAATAAGGCAAGGAGGCGATAACGGTCGAGATTTTATCCACAGCCTCTTGCAAAGGTTTCGATACCATTGGTTTCAAGAACGGATTCAGATCG from Parabacteroides distasonis ATCC 8503 includes these protein-coding regions:
- a CDS encoding sulfide/dihydroorotate dehydrogenase-like FAD/NAD-binding protein, which encodes MNKIVSKEHFSANVVKLEVEAPLIARSRKAGHFVIVKVGDKGERIPLTIAGADTEKGTITLVIQAVGGSSRKICELNEGDYITDVVGPLGQATHIEKVGTVVCAGGGVGVAPLLPIVEAFHKAGNRVIVVLAARTKDLVILEEQMRQNSDEVIIMTDDGSYGTKGLVTNGVESVINRERVDLCVTIGPAIMMKFVSALTKKYEIPTVASLNTIMVDGTGMCGACRITVGGKTKFVCVDGPEFDAHQVDFDEMIMRLGAYKDIEKK
- a CDS encoding DUF3037 domain-containing protein, with translation MQDKHLYEYAVIRIVPKIEREEFINVGLIMFCKRPKFIKARYHVDEKKLRLFTSDIDKESLCANLHVFDKICSGAKDGGPIASLDIPERFRWLTAIRSASIQTSRPHPGFSNDLEQTFERLFQELVL
- the gltA gene encoding NADPH-dependent glutamate synthase, with amino-acid sequence MTTEELIAARRAEPWREALRRSKKNKERADIPRVKMNELDPEYRSRTRLEEVNLGLTKEQAMQEAERCLDCPNPTCMQGCPVNINIPTFIKNIERGEFLEAAKTLKETSALPAVCGRVCPQEKQCESKCIHLKMGKEAVAIGYLERFAADYERESGNISVPEIAEKNGIKIAVVGSGPAGLSFAGDMAKRGYDVTVFEALHEIGGVLKYGIPEFRLPNKIVDVEIDGLRKMGVQFEKDCIVGKTISYDDLHADGFKGVFVASGAGLPNFMNIPGENFVGVMSSNEYLTRVNLMDAANPESDTPVLQGKKVAVIGGGNTAMDSVRTARRLGAERAMIVYRRSEEEMPARLEEVKHAKEEGVEFLTLHNPIEYIGDERGRVKQMRLQKMELGEPDASGRRRPVPIEGAIETIDVDEVIVSVGVSPNPLIPRAFGGLEVSKKGTIVVEEDSMRSALGDVYAGGDIVRGGATVILAMGDGRKAAAAMDADLKGKV
- a CDS encoding co-chaperone GroES → MQLSIDQKDIDKFLMIGDKVLIKPKNPQSQTKTGLYLPPSVQQGEKIQAGYIIKTGPGYPLPSQSEEHEVWEKKKGEEVQYLPLQAREGDLAVYLQNAAYEINFNDEKFLIVPHSAILMLVRDEGLFE
- a CDS encoding SusC/RagA family TonB-linked outer membrane protein, producing the protein MKHRHAIFRSRLGLALCFMLAGGAIIPQSSVLKAETSVTQQSRKITGTITDAKGEPLLGVNVVVKGTTNGTITDLDGKYVLEVEPNAILVISYIGYVTQQTPASGNVMNITLKEDTQNLDEVVVVGYGTQQKKDITGSVAVIDTEELLASSGSSATQQLQGKAAGVNIGTSGAPGSATMVRIRGINSINDNGPLYVIDGVSTRDQDLSSINPNDIESMQVLKDASSAAIYGAQAANGVILITTKKGTKTGQPRLTYDGYYGFSKTGKRYDVLNAYDRIDVEWQASKNNLDLTGASANGELPYHQQFGSTSDSWVNHLPNYMTVTGAGGSTSIDPSDYDQANNVVYAPVGDTNWWDEISQLGWMQNHQLSLSGGTDKGQYTMSMNYFDQQGTAIESYFTRYQARANSSYNVRPWLRFGENLTYSFSKNNGLSFSGTESNIYSWTYRASPYVPVYDYAGNYAGSLFAGTGNFQNPVAIHERNKDNYATTQRVFGNVYGEADLWTGLTFKTNFGIDYRNDYSYSMTKNNPEFSESGGQNNFYESNYFNYRWVWTNTLYFSRTFNEIHSLNILLGTEAIRDGLGRSLNARRYNYLFEDNTNTYTLDMGENNSQRTNSSTYNGEFALFGMFARADYGYKDKYLLTGIIRRDGVSRFSESNRYGVFPSISAGWRMSEEAFMEPSRDWLDDLKIRAGYGVTGNSEIPVATNFANLFTTSTSYTNYDMTGANNSETTGFRLSTYGNTDTKWEMTKMVNLGLDATFQNGKLSGSFEWYTKKTSNMLIQAAYTSMAGESGSPYINFGDIKNTGFDFMFNYRDRKGDWAWDLSLNLSHYKNEVLKLAEADDYSLWASGTRIEGYVTRTTKGHAVSEFWGLKQNGFYESVADVMATKPFGQSDITEADAAAYVGRFRFEDLNGDGKLDDSDRTFIGSPHPDLTGGLNATLTWKNWDFTMFWNFSIGNDLYNNTKYFTDFWTFNGNKSSRLRDQSWTLNGDNSNAILPMLNTEDNYSGAYSSSYYVEDASFLRLKNLVLGYSLPKELLKKAGIQNLRLYLQAENILTITGYTGLDPEFTNAYLRQSDSDNDGAGRVDLKRGVDMGGWPTTMRFLLGVNFTF